A single window of Microbacterium oryzae DNA harbors:
- a CDS encoding helix-turn-helix domain-containing protein, with protein sequence MMVVMSDVFEAHIVAAVRAEVARQGRKLGDLAAPLGLSYPTVSNRLNGYSSFTLDELRKIATFLGMTTGDLMESANFGSRIASGVHSKDDEALQSKPDPWEQPRGSRRRRKSHE encoded by the coding sequence ATGATGGTCGTCATGTCGGACGTGTTCGAGGCACATATCGTCGCAGCGGTTCGAGCAGAGGTGGCGAGGCAGGGCAGGAAGCTCGGGGATCTCGCCGCGCCCCTCGGCTTGAGCTACCCCACCGTGTCGAATCGACTCAACGGCTACTCGTCCTTCACGCTCGACGAGCTTCGCAAGATTGCCACGTTCCTCGGGATGACCACGGGCGATCTCATGGAGTCTGCGAACTTCGGCAGCCGCATCGCGTCAGGAGTGCACTCGAAGGACGACGAGGCCCTTCAGTCGAAGCCCGATCCCTGGGAACAGCCGCGGGGATCAAGACGAAGGCGGAAATCCCACGAGTGA